ACCTCGGATCAGGTCCAGGACTGGGCGGAGGAGACCAACGAAACCTTGGCGCTGCTGCTGGCCGACTCCTGGTACGTGGAAATTTTTGATCCGGCGTGGGGCAGGAACGACGTCCTGCTTCCGGCCGTCCTCGCCGCGCTGACTCCCGGGGAGTAGGAGCCGGTGGGCTACAGGCCCGCCGGCTCTGCCACGCGGGCCACTTCGCAGATGCGCGCCGCGGTGATCCGGCCCATCCGGATAGCACCATCCACGTGCTGGTAGCCTTCGGCGGCAAGGTCTGAGGAGGACCAGTAGATGGGTCCCACCGGCGTGTGCTGGTCCTTGCCGTAGCGGTGCAGGCCTCCAAGGTCGTAGCTCGAGGCGTAAGCGCCCCTCGTCCATTCTTCCGAACCCCAGTCGGACTCGTAGTAGACCTCCGGCTCCAGCGCCTTCTCCCCCAGGAAGCCGGCAATGGACTCCAGCACTGCGCGCCTCCGGTCCTCGGCGCTCAGCTCGAAGACGGCGTCGGCCTTTTCATCGGAAATGAACGCCCACCAGGGTCCCCCGGACATCGCCGTGGTTGGTGTTGTCGTAAACTTCCTGGACGAGTGAGCCGGCGCCGAATCCGGTTCCTGACAACCCGTCCTCCCGCCAGAACGGTTTGCCGTAGACCGCGTGGACCTTGATGACCAGGCCCAGGGACTGGTGCTGGTGCATCTGGTGCTGTCGGCGCGGCAGGGGCGGGTTGAAGGAGACGCGCGAGTAGAGATTTGGCGGCACGGCCATGATCACGAACCTGGCGTTGACTGTGGCGCGCTCGGAAACGACGGTGACGCGATAGCTCTCGGGGCTGCCGCCGTCGGGATTCACGCTCCAGTTGATGGTCCGCACCGGACTGTTAAGGACGACGTCGTCCCCCAGCTCCTGCGCCTGCAGCAGCGAGACCTGCTGCATACCGCCGATGACCCGCTTGTCCAGGATGAAGTCCTCATCCGTGAGGTGGGTGAAGGACCCGGCGGAGGCCGCCATCAGCACGGCCTGCAGCGCCGAGAATGCATGTGCAGGCTTGGTGAGCATGCCGCCGGCGATGAACAAGCCGATGTTGTTGCAGGCTTCCTCGTTGTCCGAATGGGCGCGCAGCCAGTGATGGAAGGAGATGGTATCCAGCTCGCGGGCCTTGGCATGAGCCCAGGGTTCTGTAGGGCCTATTTCGGCGGCCAGCCCGTCCAGCAGCGCAATCAGTTTGTCCATCTCGACGGCGGTGGCGGAGTCTACGGGGAAGGAGTCGCCGGTGTAGCGCACAGGAATGCCGTCGGCGCCGATATATACGGACTCGCCGCTGCGGTAGCGGGAGTAGGTCTTCAGGCCCAGTTCGTCCAGCAGGTCCAGGAGCACTGTCTGGTCCGGTGAGACCCACTGGCCCCCGATTTCCAGCAAGGCGCCGTCCACGTTATCTGTCCAGGTGCGTCCGCCGACCCGGTCCCGGGCCTCCAGCACGGCGACCGTGAGGCCGGCCTTCTTAAGTTCACGGGCTGCGGTCAACCCGGAGGGTCCCGCTCCAACGACAACAACGTCGCGGTTTAGGTTCAGCATGATGTCCTCTCTTCGGCGGCAAGGTGATGCGCGCCACTAAATGAATGCCATTCATTTATTAGAACTATAGCGGTTTGCGCCGGGCTCCGGAAGAGGTCGGTGGAATAATGCTGGGGAACCCACCGAAAGGCCAGCACCATGTCGGCAGCCGCCGCCCAAGGAACCACCGCCGGAACAGCCGGCTCCAACACGGCAACAGGCGTTACAGCGGACCCGTCGAAGAGTGCCCGGCGGCGGGCCGGCCGGCCGTCGTCGGCAGTCCTGGACAAGGCGGGAATCACTGCTGCTGCGTTGGACCTCATCAGCAGGAAGGGCTATGACGGCCTCACGATGGCCGGACTGGCGCGCCAACTGGACGTCGCGCCGTCGGCCCTTTACAACCATGTGGCCTCCAAGAGTGACGTTCTCGTGCTGGTGGAGGACCATCTCGCGGCTCTGGTTGACGTCTCCCGCTTCGGCACGGCGTCCTGGGAGGATGCTGTCCGCGCCTGGGCCTGGAGCTACCGCGACGTGTTCGCCCAGCACACGCCCCTGATTCCGGTGATCGCAGTCCTTCCCGTGACCGACGCGCCCCAGACCCTGGCCATGTACGAGACGGTCAGCAAGGGCTTCCGGGATGCAGGATTCCCGCAGGAGCGCATCATTTCCTCCATCGTGGCGCTGGAGTCCTTCATCTTCGGCTCGGCCTATGACGTCACGGCACCGGCGGACATCTTCGATCCCGGCAGCATGGCCGAGGCAACCCCGCACTTCACCGCTGCGGTGCGGAGCCTGGCGGCCCGGGGAGACGAGCGCCCCGCGGACGTGGCCTTCGGCCTGGGGCTCGAAGCACTTATCACTGGGCTCGGAGCGCTGCGGACGTGGCGGGGCTGAACGAAGTGGGGGCATTTCGACACGGACACGCCGCCGTTTCAGCCCGGTCCGCGGATTTTGCTCCCCAAAGTGGCCCACGACGGCGGGACTCACCCCACCGGGCTGGATGGGCACGCCACATCAGCGGGTGTTTTGATATCGGAAACAGCGAAGGCAGGCGGTCTCCGTGGAGACAGCCTGCCTTCCTCTGCATCTCTACGGCTGCAGGGGCTGTGCCGAGGCCCGGCTAGAAACCGGCTCCGTCAGCCTTGACCGCCAATACGGGGCGGTCGGCCTGCATCAGGATGCGCTGGGCGTGGCTGCCCAGGATGAACTTTCCCACCTGGGTCCGATGCCTGAGTCCGATGACGATCAGCGAAGCGTCAGCCTCTCGGGCAACGTCGAGGAACTCGTCAGCGAGGTCATGCAGGTACGGAGGCTGAATGACCCTGGCGGTGACGCCGGCCTCCGCTGCACGGCTGGCCGCCTGTGCCAGGACGTTGTCGGGTGCCACTGATTTGTCCACCAGCGCGCCTTCCCTCGCAGAATTGACGATCACCAGGTCCTCATTGCGGAGCTTGGCCTCAGCAATGCCTGCCGTCAGCGCGGCCTCCCCTGCGGGTGTGGGGACGAATCCGACGATGATGCTCATACCTTCTCCTTGATTTCAGGCGTGACAGCTGTGGGGGCAGTGGATTTGCGCTTGGATATGGCACCACGGATGATCGGAAGCACTGCCACCAGGACAAAGACCAGCAGCAGCGTTGCCGAAATCGGACGGCCGAAGAAGCCGAGGGGATCGCCGCCGAAGACCAGCAGGGAGCGGCGCATTGAGCTTTCCAGCAGTTCGCCGAGCACGAACGCCAGCACCAGCGGGCCGGGTTCGAAGCCGAACTTCTTCATGAGGTAGCCGACGATGCCGAAGACGACGACGAGCGTAACATCGAACATGCTGTTGTTGATGGTGTAGGCACCCAGCAGCGTGATGAGGGCCGTGACCGGCGCCAGGATGGCGGCCCGGACCCGGAGGATCTTCACGAAGATCCCCACCAGCGGCAGGCTCATGATCAGCAGCAGGATGTTGCCGATGTACATGGAGTTCACCACGCCCCAGAAGAGCTCGGGGTTCTGTTCCACCAGCTGCGGGCCGGGGGTGACGCCCTGGATCAGCAGCGCGCCGAACATCAGCGCCATGGTGGCGTTGGCCGGGATGCCCAGCGTCAGCAGCGGGATGAAAGAGGACGTGGCGGCCGCATTGTTCGCGGTTTCCGGTCCGGCCACGCCTTCGGGTGCACCCTTGCCGAAGCGCTCCGGCTGTTTGGCCCGCTTCTTTTCCATGGCGTAGGACGCCATGGAGGCGATGGTGGCACCGCCGCCGGGAAGGATTCCCAAGAAGAAGCCGAGGACTGATCCGCGGCCGATGGCGCCGGAGGCCTGCTTGAGGTCACGCCGGGACGGCCAGACGTTGGTGACTTTCGACGGCGCCTTGGCCGCCCGGTGCCGTTCCTCAAGGTTGTAGAGGATTTCGCCGAGCCCGAAGATGCCCATGGCGATCGGTACAAAATCGATGCCGTCGGCCAGAGGCAGGCTGCCGAAGGTGAAACGGCTTTCACCGGTGAAGATGTCCCGGCCAACCGTGGCGAGCAGGAGCCCCAGCGCGGCGGCGATCAGCGCTTTCGCCTTCGATCCGCTGCTGATCGTGGCTACCAGCAGGATGCCGAGCATCGCCAGGGCGCTGTACTCCGGCGGCCCGAAGTCGAGGGCGAAACTCGCCACAAGCGGCGCCAGGAACGTCAGCCCGACGATCGAGGCGGTTCCGCCGATGAACGAGCCGATGGAAGCCAGTCCCAGCGCCGTACCTGCCCTGCCCTGCTTTGCCATCTGGTAGCCGTCGAAGACGGTGACCACGGAGGACGCCTCCCCGGGGAGCCGCAGTAGCACGGAGGTAATTGTGCCGCCGTACTGTGCGCCGTAGAAGATGCCGGCCAGCATGATGATGGCCGTGACAGGCTCCACGTTGTAGGTGAGCGGAAGCAGGATGGCGATGGTTGCCGCGGGCCCCAAGCCGGGCAGCACACCGATCAGCATGCCGATCACGACGCCAATCAGGCAGTAGAGGAGGTTGGTCGGCTCCAGGACAACCGCAAATCCGTTGATAACGGGATTCAGAAAATCCACGGGGGTCTCCTAGAAGAGATGGGGGATGGACGTGTTGAGCGCAAGCACGAAGATTGCGTAGAAGGCGATCACGACGGCGGCACTGACTACCAGCGTGGAGCGCCAGGTTTCGCCGCCAAGGAAGCGCATCCAGATGACGCACAACACCAGGGCCGGCAGTTCGAAGCCGATGAGCGGCATCAGGGCGACCATGGCAGCGAGTGTCACCAGGCCGGTCAGCGGTGCCGTGGACATCCGTGTGAACGCCTCCGCGTCCCGGTTGTGTCGGCCGGCGATTAGCTGGAAGAGCCCGAGAACCACCATGACGCAGCTGATGATAAACGGCCACAGACCGGGCTGGGGCTTGTCAGGCGTACCCAGCCCCATGGCGATCGAGAGGATGACGGCGCCGATCCCGACGCCAAGAACTACCAGGGACGTGGCCGCATTGGCGAGGGGGCCGGCCGCGGGAGGCTTTTCCTCCTCCCACTGGGCTGCGAGCTGCTCCGGCGTCAGGTCATCGAGAAGTTCGCCGGCGGACTCCGCGGGGGTTTCCTTCACTGGACTCACTTATTTCCGCTAAGGCTGATGTCGTACTTCTCCACCAGTTCCTTGTACTTCGCTGCGTATCCCTTCCAGTCAGCGACGACTTCCTCACCGGAAATCTCCTTCGGGGTCAGCATGTTCTTCTTGTTGAACTCCTTGTAGGCGTCCGACTTGAAGGTGTCCTGGAAGGCGGCGAGCAGCTTCTCCTTGACTTCTGCGGGCGTGCCCTTGGGCGCCGCGACCGCGCGGTACTGGGCTACGGGCACGTCATAGCCGGTTTCCTTGGCGGTGGGAGTGTCCGGCAGGTAGCTGTTGCGTTCCTCCGAGAAGACCAGCAGGGGCGAGACCTTGCCCGCCACGATCTGGGGCATGGCCTCGCCGAGCTGGATGGTGGCGAGCTCCACCTGGTTGCCGAGGACCGCCGTCAGGGCTGGCTTGCCGCTGTCAAAGGGGATGTCTGTGCCCTTGACCTCGGCCTGCTTGAACAACACGGTCTGGGCGAGCTGGCTTCCGGTGCCTACACCGGTGGTGCCGAAGGTGACGTTGCGGCCGGCGCCGGCCACGTCCTTGAACGTCTTGAATCCGGACTGGGTGCTGGCCACCAGGACATAGTCGTCCTGCGACAGCCCGGCGATGATGTCCAGGTCATCGACGCTGATGGCTTCGTCCTGGGTGACGGCCAACGGAGTGATGGTGATCAGTGATGCCGTGAGGAGGACCAGCTCCTGTCCATCGGCGGGCTTCCCGGCCACTTCCTTAGTAGCCAGGGCGCCATTGGCGCCGGGCTTGTTCACGACGGGCATGGGCTGGCCGAGGGTCTTGGAGGCGCCTTCGGCGAGGGCCCGGGCGATCAGGTCGGTGCTGCCGCCGGCGGCCTGGCCCACGGTGAGGTTGATGGGTCCTGACGGGTAGTTGGCTGAGTTGGCCTTGCCGCCCGCGACGTTGCCGCAGGCCGTGAGCGCCAACAGTGTGACGGCGGAGGCCACTCCGAGAACCGTGCGGCGGGTGGGGAAGTGCTTCATTGGAACTCCTCGTAGAAATCCCGGGGCGGGGTCCCGGACGTTTGTGTGAACCGAATCACGCCGGCTCGCTAGTCGAGTGTAGGGAGACGCTATGATGCATGTCTAAGCCCTAAAATGCATCGGGTGATACCTGAAAGGCATCATGTTTACTTTTGACCAACTGGCCGGATTCATCGCCGTCGCCGAAGAACTCCATTTCGGACGGGCAGCCGAAAAGTTGAACATGACCCAGCCGCCGCTTAGCCGCCAGATCCAGAAACTGGAGAAAAGCATCGGCACGGAGTTGCTGGAGCGCGATAACCGTAAGGTAAAGCTCACGCCTGCCGGGAACGCGTTCCTGGACGAGGCCAGGAGGCTCATCGCCTTGGCAAACCGCGCCCCGATCACCGCCCGCAGGATCGCCACCGGACGCTCGGGCGTGCTCCGTGTCGGCTTCACGGCGGCCAGCGGGTTCAGCATCCTGGGCCCGCTCCTGGAGGAGATCGTGGCCATTCTTCCCCAGGTGGACATTGACCTCCAGGAACTGGTGACCGGCGAGCAGATCCAAGGCCTCCTCACTGGCGAGCTGGACCTGGGCCTGGCGCGGCCCCCGTTCGACCGGGACGTCTTTGATTCGCACCTGCTCTACAGGGAGTCCATGATGCTGGCCGTCCCGGCAGGCCACCGGCTGGCGGGCCTTTCCCGGCCCATCGAAGACGCCGACCTCCGGGACGAAGCCCTCATCATGCACTCGCCCACCAAAGCGGCGTATTTCTACGATCTGGTCGTCCGCATGCATGACATCCAGCATGGGAATGTCCTCCACACGGTGAGCCAGATCCTCACCATGGTTTCCCTGGTTGCAGCCAGGCGCGGGGTGGCCTTTGTCCCCCATTCGGCCACGCTGCTCGCCATCAAGGGCGTCGAATTCCTGCCTCTCGCCGGCAGCGGCAGAGAAGACCCCGTTGAGCTGCACGCGATCTGGAACCGCAAGGTGGCTAACCCAGCCCTGCGACGCCTCCTTCAGGACCTGGAGTTCAGGACGGAGTAGGCACTTCGGCCGCACGGCAAACTATGCGTTTTAAGTATCAACCAATACGAAATAGCACTTAGACAGGCATCAAATAGGCTGCCTACTCTGGACGGGACCCAACACCCCCGCCGCCAGCGGCATTCACAGAGGACAACATCGTGGCAAAGTACTCCCCCCAGGAACTGGCAGACTCCCTCAAGGAAGGCCTGCTGTCTTTCCCGGTAACGTCGTTCGATGCGCAGCTGCAGTTCGATGAGGAGAACTACCGCAAGCACCTCGCCTGGCAGGCGAGCTTCCCGGTGGCCGGCCTCTTCGCAGCGGGCGGCACGGGCGAAGGTTTCTCCCTCTCAGCTGCGGAGTCCGAGCGTGTGGTCCGCACCGCCGTCGAGGAAGTAGGCGGCCAGGTGCCAGTCCTGGCTTCTGCCGGCGGCTCCACTGTCCAGGCCATCGAGAATGCCAAGGCTGCGGAGGCCGCAGGCGCAGAGGGCATCCTGCTCCTTCCCCCCTACCTCACCGAAGCGGACCAGGGTGGTCTGATTGACCACGTCAGCGCCATCTGCAGCGCCACGTCGCTGGGTGTCATCATCTACAACCGCGCCAATGCCATTTATAAGGACACCACCGTGGCAACCCTCGCGGAGCGCCATGAGAACCTCATTGGCTTCAAGGACGGCGTGGGCGACCTCGAACACGATGCCCGCGTCTATGCCAAGCTCGGCGACCGCCTCTTCTACCTCGGCGGCCTTCCCACGGCGGAGACCTTCGCCCTCCCGCTGCTCCAGCTCGGTATGAGCACCTACTCCAGCGCAATGTACAACTTTGTTCCGCAGTTCGCCCTGGACTTTTACCAGGACGTCCGGAACAACGACCGTGTGGCCGTCAATAAGAAGCTCAACGACTTCGTGATCCCCTACCTGGATATCCGGGACCGCGTGAAGGGCTACTCCGTCTCCATCGTCAAGGGCGGCCTGGATGCCATCGGCCGCTCGGCAGGCGGGGTCCGCCCGCCGCTGCAGAACCTGGCGCCGCAGGACCTGGCGGACCTCAAAGCTCTCGTCGCCACCGTCTCCTGAACAACCGTCTCCTGAACAACGTCTCTCCTAAGGAGTCAGCACTATGACACTCACCGGACATTCCCTGATCGCCGGGCAGCCCGTCGTCGGCGCCGGCAAGACCGCTTTCGGCCTCAACCCCGCCACCAACGCGGCGCTTGAACCCACATACACGCTGATCACCGAGGAACAGCTGACGACGGCGACCGTAGCCGCCGCCGCTGCGTACCCGTCCTTCAGCACCCTGGACCCCGACACCCATGCGGCCTTCCTCGATGCCATTGCGGACAACATTGAAGCCATTGGCGAGGAGCTCATCATCCGCGCCGGCCAGGAAACGGGCCTGCCCGCCGCCCGGCTGCAGGGCGAGCGTGCCCGCACCACCGGCCAGCTCCGCCTGTTCGCGTCCGTGGTCCGGCAGGGCGACTTCCGCGGCGTCCGGATTGATCCGGCCATCCCGGACCGTACGCCGATGCCCCGGGTTGATATCCGCCAGCGCCAGATCCCGCTGGGCCCTGTGGCCGTGTTCGGTGCCAGCAACTTCCCGCTGGCGTTCTCGACGGCGGGAGGCGACACGGCTTCGGCCCTCGCCGCCGGCTGCCCGGTGGTCTTCAAAGCCCACAACGCCCACCCGGGCACCAGCGAGCTCGTCGGCCAGGCCGTGGTTAAAGCAGTCAAGGACTTCAACCTTCATCCCGGCGTGTTCTCCCTGATCTACGGCCCCGGGGCCAGCATCGGCCAGGCCCTCGTGGCCGATCCCGCCATCAAGGCTGTCGGCTTCACCGGCTCCCAGGCAGCCGGCATCGCGCTGATGCGCACCGCCGCGGGCCGGCCCGAACCTATCCCGGTTTACGCGGAAATGTCCTCGCTGAACCCGGTCTTCGTCTTCGAAGGCGCCCTCAGCGGCTCCGCCGAACAAATTAACGCGCTGGCCGCCCAGTACGTCACCGCCGTCACCGCCAGCTCCGGCCAGCTCTGCACCTCCCCCGGCCTGCTGTTCGCCCCCGCCGGCGAACCCGGGGACAAACTGGCTGCCGCCGTCGCACACGCCGTCTCCGCCTGCGCCGGCCAGACCATGCTGACCGAAGGAATCGCCGGCTCCTGGAACCAAGGAACCGAGACGCTCGGCTCAGCTGCCGGCGTCGCCGTCGTGGGACAGGGCACTCCCGGACCCACCGAAAACGCCCCCGCCCCCACCATCTTCGGAACGCACATCAGCGAGTTCGTCGCCAATCACGTGCTGCACGAGGAAATCTTCGGCGCCGCGTCCCTGGTGATCCGCTACTCCTCCACCGACGAACTCGTCGAAGCCGTCAACCGGCTTGAAGGCCAGCTCACCGCGTCGCTGCAGCTCACCGCGGAGGATTACCCGACGGCGGCACCCCTGATCCCGGCACTCGAGCAGAAGGTGGGGCGCATCATCGTCAACGGCTGGCCCACCGGCGTCGAAGTCGGCCACGCCATGGTCCACGGCGGACCCTTCCCCGCCACCTCGGACTCCCGCATCACATCCGTCGGCACGCTTGCGATCAACCGTTTCCTGCGGCCGGTCGCCTACCAGAACATCCCCCAGGAACTACTGCCTGTCCCGCTGCAGGACACCAACCCGTGGCACCTGAACCGCCGCATCGACGGCGTTATCGAAGCGGCAGCCGTCGTAAAGGACGAGGTCAACGCATGAGCACCCAGCCCACCATCGCCAAGGTTGAAGTAGTTCCGGTCGCCGGCCACGACAGCATGCTGATGAACCTCAGCGGCGCCCACGGCCCCTTCTTCACCCGCAACGTGGTCATCGTTACCGATTCGGACGGCCGAACCGGCCTCGGCGAGGTCCCCGGCGGCGAGAAGATCAAGGCAACCATTGAGGAAGCCGGGACACTCATCACTGGCCAGCCCGTGGCCCGCTACCGTTCACTGCTGCGTGGGATCGCCGCACAGTTCGCGGACCGTGACGCCGGCGGCCGCGGGCTGCAGACGTTCGACCTGCGGACCACCGTCCACGCGGTTACCGCCGTCGAGTCCGCCCTGCTGGATCTGCACGGCCAGTTCCTCGGC
Above is a window of Arthrobacter pascens DNA encoding:
- a CDS encoding tripartite tricarboxylate transporter permease; amino-acid sequence: MDFLNPVINGFAVVLEPTNLLYCLIGVVIGMLIGVLPGLGPAATIAILLPLTYNVEPVTAIIMLAGIFYGAQYGGTITSVLLRLPGEASSVVTVFDGYQMAKQGRAGTALGLASIGSFIGGTASIVGLTFLAPLVASFALDFGPPEYSALAMLGILLVATISSGSKAKALIAAALGLLLATVGRDIFTGESRFTFGSLPLADGIDFVPIAMGIFGLGEILYNLEERHRAAKAPSKVTNVWPSRRDLKQASGAIGRGSVLGFFLGILPGGGATIASMASYAMEKKRAKQPERFGKGAPEGVAGPETANNAAATSSFIPLLTLGIPANATMALMFGALLIQGVTPGPQLVEQNPELFWGVVNSMYIGNILLLIMSLPLVGIFVKILRVRAAILAPVTALITLLGAYTINNSMFDVTLVVVFGIVGYLMKKFGFEPGPLVLAFVLGELLESSMRRSLLVFGGDPLGFFGRPISATLLLVFVLVAVLPIIRGAISKRKSTAPTAVTPEIKEKV
- a CDS encoding LysR family transcriptional regulator; this translates as MFTFDQLAGFIAVAEELHFGRAAEKLNMTQPPLSRQIQKLEKSIGTELLERDNRKVKLTPAGNAFLDEARRLIALANRAPITARRIATGRSGVLRVGFTAASGFSILGPLLEEIVAILPQVDIDLQELVTGEQIQGLLTGELDLGLARPPFDRDVFDSHLLYRESMMLAVPAGHRLAGLSRPIEDADLRDEALIMHSPTKAAYFYDLVVRMHDIQHGNVLHTVSQILTMVSLVAARRGVAFVPHSATLLAIKGVEFLPLAGSGREDPVELHAIWNRKVANPALRRLLQDLEFRTE
- a CDS encoding universal stress protein; translation: MSIIVGFVPTPAGEAALTAGIAEAKLRNEDLVIVNSAREGALVDKSVAPDNVLAQAASRAAEAGVTARVIQPPYLHDLADEFLDVAREADASLIVIGLRHRTQVGKFILGSHAQRILMQADRPVLAVKADGAGF
- the kdgD gene encoding 5-dehydro-4-deoxyglucarate dehydratase produces the protein MAKYSPQELADSLKEGLLSFPVTSFDAQLQFDEENYRKHLAWQASFPVAGLFAAGGTGEGFSLSAAESERVVRTAVEEVGGQVPVLASAGGSTVQAIENAKAAEAAGAEGILLLPPYLTEADQGGLIDHVSAICSATSLGVIIYNRANAIYKDTTVATLAERHENLIGFKDGVGDLEHDARVYAKLGDRLFYLGGLPTAETFALPLLQLGMSTYSSAMYNFVPQFALDFYQDVRNNDRVAVNKKLNDFVIPYLDIRDRVKGYSVSIVKGGLDAIGRSAGGVRPPLQNLAPQDLADLKALVATVS
- a CDS encoding aldehyde dehydrogenase (NADP(+)), yielding MTLTGHSLIAGQPVVGAGKTAFGLNPATNAALEPTYTLITEEQLTTATVAAAAAYPSFSTLDPDTHAAFLDAIADNIEAIGEELIIRAGQETGLPAARLQGERARTTGQLRLFASVVRQGDFRGVRIDPAIPDRTPMPRVDIRQRQIPLGPVAVFGASNFPLAFSTAGGDTASALAAGCPVVFKAHNAHPGTSELVGQAVVKAVKDFNLHPGVFSLIYGPGASIGQALVADPAIKAVGFTGSQAAGIALMRTAAGRPEPIPVYAEMSSLNPVFVFEGALSGSAEQINALAAQYVTAVTASSGQLCTSPGLLFAPAGEPGDKLAAAVAHAVSACAGQTMLTEGIAGSWNQGTETLGSAAGVAVVGQGTPGPTENAPAPTIFGTHISEFVANHVLHEEIFGAASLVIRYSSTDELVEAVNRLEGQLTASLQLTAEDYPTAAPLIPALEQKVGRIIVNGWPTGVEVGHAMVHGGPFPATSDSRITSVGTLAINRFLRPVAYQNIPQELLPVPLQDTNPWHLNRRIDGVIEAAAVVKDEVNA
- a CDS encoding TetR/AcrR family transcriptional regulator, giving the protein MSAAAAQGTTAGTAGSNTATGVTADPSKSARRRAGRPSSAVLDKAGITAAALDLISRKGYDGLTMAGLARQLDVAPSALYNHVASKSDVLVLVEDHLAALVDVSRFGTASWEDAVRAWAWSYRDVFAQHTPLIPVIAVLPVTDAPQTLAMYETVSKGFRDAGFPQERIISSIVALESFIFGSAYDVTAPADIFDPGSMAEATPHFTAAVRSLAARGDERPADVAFGLGLEALITGLGALRTWRG
- a CDS encoding Bug family tripartite tricarboxylate transporter substrate binding protein, which encodes MKHFPTRRTVLGVASAVTLLALTACGNVAGGKANSANYPSGPINLTVGQAAGGSTDLIARALAEGASKTLGQPMPVVNKPGANGALATKEVAGKPADGQELVLLTASLITITPLAVTQDEAISVDDLDIIAGLSQDDYVLVASTQSGFKTFKDVAGAGRNVTFGTTGVGTGSQLAQTVLFKQAEVKGTDIPFDSGKPALTAVLGNQVELATIQLGEAMPQIVAGKVSPLLVFSEERNSYLPDTPTAKETGYDVPVAQYRAVAAPKGTPAEVKEKLLAAFQDTFKSDAYKEFNKKNMLTPKEISGEEVVADWKGYAAKYKELVEKYDISLSGNK
- a CDS encoding tripartite tricarboxylate transporter TctB family protein, with translation MSPVKETPAESAGELLDDLTPEQLAAQWEEEKPPAAGPLANAATSLVVLGVGIGAVILSIAMGLGTPDKPQPGLWPFIISCVMVVLGLFQLIAGRHNRDAEAFTRMSTAPLTGLVTLAAMVALMPLIGFELPALVLCVIWMRFLGGETWRSTLVVSAAVVIAFYAIFVLALNTSIPHLF